One window from the genome of Marinobacter sp. LV10R510-11A encodes:
- the ubiU gene encoding ubiquinone anaerobic biosynthesis protein UbiU produces MELVCPAGSLPALKTAVDNGADAVYLGFKDSTNARQFAGLNFNERRAGEGVDYAHSKGARVFCAINTYPQPDGWETWKSAVDRAAALGVDAIILADMGLLEYAANKHPQVNRHLSVQGSATSYEALRFYKDNFDIRRAVLPRVLSIDQVRGVAKHSPVELEVFAFGSLCIMAEGRCYLSSYLTDESPNTRGACSPAKAVRWQETPNGLESRLNNVLIDRYGKGESAGYPTLCKGRFEVEGSVYHAIEEPVSLNTLDLLPELKELGISAVKIEGRQRSPAYIADVARTWRQALDRLDAGAEGFRVDPVWNSTLAGLSEGGLTTLGAYHRKWK; encoded by the coding sequence ATGGAACTTGTTTGCCCGGCCGGTAGCTTACCGGCACTGAAAACGGCAGTGGATAACGGTGCCGATGCCGTGTACTTGGGGTTTAAGGACAGCACGAATGCCCGCCAGTTCGCAGGGCTCAACTTTAATGAAAGGCGAGCAGGCGAGGGCGTCGACTACGCCCATAGCAAAGGTGCCAGGGTATTCTGTGCCATTAATACCTACCCGCAACCAGACGGTTGGGAAACTTGGAAATCGGCCGTAGACAGAGCCGCCGCCCTAGGGGTGGATGCGATTATCTTGGCCGACATGGGGCTGCTGGAATACGCCGCAAACAAGCACCCGCAGGTTAACCGGCATCTTTCAGTTCAGGGTTCGGCCACCAGCTACGAAGCTCTGCGCTTCTACAAAGACAACTTTGATATCCGCCGTGCGGTGTTGCCACGGGTGTTGTCCATAGATCAGGTGCGCGGTGTTGCAAAGCACAGCCCGGTAGAGCTGGAGGTGTTTGCGTTTGGAAGCCTGTGCATCATGGCAGAAGGGCGCTGTTATCTCTCCTCCTACCTGACAGACGAATCTCCGAATACCCGTGGCGCCTGCTCGCCAGCCAAGGCTGTACGCTGGCAGGAAACCCCGAATGGCCTGGAATCCCGCCTTAATAATGTGCTTATCGATCGATACGGCAAAGGCGAATCTGCCGGCTATCCCACGTTGTGCAAAGGTCGCTTTGAAGTGGAAGGCAGTGTTTACCACGCCATCGAAGAGCCCGTCAGCCTGAATACTCTGGATCTGTTGCCAGAACTGAAGGAGCTGGGCATTAGCGCTGTGAAGATTGAAGGCCGTCAGCGTAGCCCGGCTTACATTGCCGATGTTGCCCGCACCTGGCGCCAAGCGCTGGATAGGTTGGATGCGGGTGCCGAGGGGTTTCGTGTGGACCCGGTTTGGAATAGCACGTTGGCGGGCCTGTCTGAAGGTGGTCTAACCACCCTCGGCGCCTATCACCGCAAATGGAAATGA
- a CDS encoding MOSC domain-containing protein: protein MANGIVIKQLRIGSLEKLAGTETLTGIHKREIDSAYLSANGLSDDQQGDKRHHGGSEKALHHFASDHYARLRRELPTPASEHCQPGAFGENLVTDGFTESDVCAGDVFALGEAIIQVSQPRQPCWRLNLRFGIPDMARRLQNSLRTGWYYRVLQPGMVRKEDTLILKERPHEDWPLSRVLSVLYENTMDQQALTSMAEMKELSPNLRQLAKQRLETQHVENWEGRLFGSAQISIPDA from the coding sequence ATGGCAAATGGCATTGTGATCAAGCAGCTCAGAATTGGCAGCTTGGAAAAGCTCGCGGGTACCGAAACGCTAACGGGTATTCACAAGCGGGAGATTGATTCCGCCTATCTCAGCGCAAATGGCCTAAGTGATGACCAGCAAGGCGACAAACGCCACCATGGCGGCTCGGAAAAAGCGTTGCATCATTTTGCCTCAGACCACTACGCCCGGTTACGACGCGAGCTTCCCACGCCAGCATCAGAGCATTGTCAGCCTGGTGCGTTTGGTGAAAACCTGGTGACTGACGGGTTTACCGAATCCGATGTTTGCGCCGGAGATGTTTTTGCGCTTGGGGAGGCCATCATTCAGGTATCCCAGCCGCGCCAACCCTGCTGGCGGCTGAATCTGCGCTTCGGTATACCGGACATGGCCCGTCGCCTACAAAATAGCCTTAGAACAGGGTGGTACTACAGGGTTCTGCAGCCAGGCATGGTTCGCAAGGAAGACACGCTGATACTCAAGGAGCGACCCCATGAAGACTGGCCCCTAAGCCGAGTGTTGTCTGTGCTTTATGAAAACACCATGGATCAGCAAGCCCTTACAAGCATGGCGGAGATGAAAGAGCTCTCCCCCAACCTTCGCCAGCTCGCGAAACAACGCCTTGAAACACAGCATGTCGAAAACTGGGAGGGACGGTTATTTGGTTCGGCCCAAATATCAATCCCAGATGCCTGA
- the narL gene encoding two-component system response regulator NarL — translation MSDTPSDIPSDAPASILLIDDHPLLRQGIKQLIEMESDMAVAGEASNATDGIRLATELEPDLILMDLNMPEVSGIDALKKLRELNISSRIIMFTVSDQEDDVVAALRAGADGYLLKDMEPEDMIAQLRQAAVGKMVISDRLTILLAEALRSNKPQQASRPDFDSLTPREKDILRLIAEGLSNKMIGRKLDISDGTVKVHVKHLLKKLNLRSRVEVAVWAVEGGLHKA, via the coding sequence ATGTCCGATACACCGTCCGATATACCGTCCGATGCACCCGCAAGCATATTGCTGATCGACGACCACCCGCTGTTGCGTCAAGGTATCAAACAACTCATTGAGATGGAGAGTGACATGGCTGTGGCTGGTGAGGCCAGCAACGCCACTGACGGGATTCGTCTGGCGACCGAGCTTGAGCCCGACCTCATCTTGATGGATCTCAATATGCCGGAAGTCAGCGGCATTGATGCGTTGAAAAAACTGCGCGAACTGAACATAAGCTCCCGCATCATTATGTTCACCGTGTCGGATCAAGAAGACGACGTGGTCGCTGCTCTACGCGCCGGCGCCGACGGTTACCTTCTGAAGGACATGGAGCCGGAGGACATGATTGCCCAGCTGCGCCAGGCTGCTGTGGGCAAAATGGTTATCAGTGATCGGCTGACCATCCTTCTGGCCGAGGCTTTGCGCTCCAACAAGCCGCAACAAGCTTCGCGCCCGGATTTCGACAGCCTGACCCCGCGGGAAAAAGATATTCTGCGGCTGATTGCTGAAGGCCTTTCTAATAAGATGATCGGTCGCAAGCTGGACATCAGCGACGGCACAGTAAAAGTGCACGTAAAACACCTGCTGAAAAAACTCAACCTGCGCTCGCGGGTCGAGGTCGCCGTATGGGCGGTGGAAGGAGGCCTGCACAAGGCCTGA
- the nrdD gene encoding anaerobic ribonucleoside-triphosphate reductase: MENQKLPNEHQRQRCEVWTRVMGYHRPVSAFNKGKQSEHRERTHFRER; encoded by the coding sequence ATGGAAAACCAGAAGCTTCCCAATGAGCATCAACGCCAGCGCTGTGAGGTATGGACACGAGTGATGGGCTATCACCGACCCGTCTCTGCCTTCAACAAAGGTAAGCAGTCCGAACACCGCGAACGCACCCACTTTAGGGAGCGTTGA
- a CDS encoding anaerobic ribonucleoside-triphosphate reductase activating protein has translation MLADNLVIGGMVAFSTVDYPQHLATTLFLQGCPWRCHYCHNPHLIPQHSDHDNVTWQKVCQHLEGRRNLLDAVVFSGGEPTTQKALLPALQQTREMGFKNALHTGAPKLSLLKPLLPWLDWVGLDIKAMPTGYEAVTTTRRSGLESWAAIAELQQAGVDFECRMTWHRALHSWEQVVSIGELLSLRGVSKFAVQVARGEQMLNQAIGDGRVCAEDKRLVCEALESSFDVFEMRS, from the coding sequence ATGCTTGCGGATAACCTGGTGATAGGTGGCATGGTAGCCTTTTCCACCGTTGATTATCCGCAACACTTGGCGACAACCCTGTTTCTGCAGGGTTGTCCTTGGCGTTGCCATTATTGCCATAACCCTCACCTGATACCCCAGCATTCAGATCACGACAACGTCACTTGGCAAAAGGTGTGTCAGCATCTTGAAGGGCGCCGAAACCTGTTGGATGCAGTGGTGTTCAGTGGCGGCGAACCCACCACTCAGAAAGCTCTTTTGCCTGCCCTTCAACAAACCCGAGAGATGGGCTTCAAAAATGCGTTGCATACCGGTGCACCTAAGCTGAGTTTGTTGAAACCCTTGCTACCCTGGCTTGATTGGGTGGGGTTGGACATTAAAGCTATGCCGACAGGCTATGAGGCCGTAACCACCACCCGCCGCTCCGGGCTCGAAAGCTGGGCCGCTATTGCGGAGCTGCAGCAGGCAGGAGTAGATTTCGAATGCAGGATGACCTGGCACCGGGCGCTGCATTCGTGGGAGCAAGTGGTGTCCATTGGCGAATTGCTGTCCTTGAGAGGGGTCTCGAAATTTGCGGTTCAGGTCGCTCGGGGGGAACAGATGCTCAACCAAGCTATTGGTGATGGTCGGGTTTGCGCGGAGGATAAGCGATTGGTGTGCGAGGCGTTGGAATCGAGTTTTGACGTTTTTGAGATGCGATCATGA
- a CDS encoding sodium:solute symporter family protein gives MNENGFAQFSVLTIMSLLVAFYGGTYLLTLLIRKKNEDTSGFMVAGHNVGFGMGAASMTATWIWAASFYAAATSGYTYGVSGPIHYGLWGALMILFIYPFGRRFRKLAPNGHTLGELIHARHGPSSQLILAGSNILGSIISLMVNFTAAGALVSVLSPLSFQTGVIVAGVGVLSYTLTSGFRASVFTDFAQLVALMAITVIIIPAVLFSVGGPSVMVEGLQNLTDQQADFFSVDAIMNQGAPFFVAVLAYAIGNQTISQRLFAVREKHIKRTFVTATLGYGAIVIGLGMIGLMALTVGLEPVNGNMNNLIPQMVSTYLPPTFVALFFVLVIGALSSTADSDLSALSAIVMADIYGKNIAKNNPDPKKMLLIGRITMIVATVAGLIFASFSLDILMMLVFVGALWGAIVFPVIVSCYWDRVTNAAFTWSVVVAMALFCIARFELLEMTGATVLFFEVLASVGGAVVFGMMAFGFFGRVVGLTVGAVSAVLMLVYATGFLRDYMVLTASLTAYGASAVVCTAITLFNKDRFDFDLIKQRVGDYDNAVDEDESTIIPEGAHS, from the coding sequence TTGAACGAGAACGGTTTTGCTCAGTTTTCAGTGCTGACAATTATGTCGTTACTGGTCGCGTTTTATGGCGGCACCTATCTGCTCACCCTGCTGATTCGCAAAAAAAATGAAGATACCTCGGGCTTTATGGTTGCAGGCCATAACGTGGGTTTTGGTATGGGTGCGGCAAGTATGACGGCAACCTGGATCTGGGCTGCATCGTTTTACGCTGCGGCCACATCGGGTTACACCTACGGCGTATCTGGTCCGATCCACTATGGCCTTTGGGGCGCACTGATGATTTTGTTCATCTACCCGTTTGGCCGGCGCTTCCGTAAATTGGCCCCTAACGGCCATACCCTTGGTGAGCTGATTCACGCCCGCCACGGCCCGTCCAGCCAGCTGATTTTGGCCGGCTCCAATATTCTTGGTAGCATTATCAGCCTGATGGTGAACTTTACCGCAGCGGGCGCTCTGGTATCCGTGCTTTCGCCGCTTTCATTTCAAACGGGCGTGATCGTCGCCGGGGTAGGGGTGCTTAGTTACACACTCACCTCAGGTTTTCGTGCCTCTGTGTTCACGGACTTTGCCCAGCTTGTTGCGCTGATGGCCATCACCGTTATCATTATTCCCGCCGTATTGTTTTCTGTCGGCGGGCCATCTGTGATGGTTGAAGGCTTACAGAACCTGACCGACCAGCAAGCAGATTTTTTCTCCGTTGATGCAATTATGAATCAGGGCGCGCCCTTCTTTGTGGCTGTGCTTGCGTATGCCATTGGTAACCAGACCATCTCCCAGCGTCTGTTTGCAGTGCGCGAAAAACACATCAAGCGGACGTTTGTTACGGCAACGCTGGGTTACGGCGCCATTGTTATTGGCCTCGGCATGATCGGGTTGATGGCACTGACCGTGGGGCTGGAGCCTGTGAACGGCAACATGAACAACCTGATCCCGCAAATGGTCTCGACGTATCTGCCGCCGACATTCGTGGCTCTGTTCTTCGTGCTGGTTATTGGTGCTTTGTCGTCAACGGCCGACTCGGATCTGTCGGCTCTGTCAGCCATTGTGATGGCGGATATCTATGGCAAAAACATTGCTAAGAACAATCCGGATCCTAAGAAGATGCTATTGATAGGGCGCATCACCATGATTGTTGCAACCGTCGCCGGTTTGATCTTTGCTAGCTTCTCCCTGGATATTCTGATGATGCTGGTGTTTGTTGGTGCGCTCTGGGGCGCCATTGTGTTCCCCGTTATTGTCAGCTGCTATTGGGACAGGGTGACCAATGCGGCCTTTACATGGTCCGTGGTTGTTGCCATGGCCCTGTTCTGCATCGCGCGCTTTGAGCTATTGGAAATGACCGGTGCAACCGTACTGTTCTTTGAAGTGCTGGCTTCGGTTGGCGGTGCTGTCGTGTTCGGGATGATGGCATTTGGCTTCTTTGGCCGCGTGGTCGGTTTGACCGTTGGAGCGGTTAGCGCAGTGCTCATGCTGGTATACGCCACTGGTTTCCTGCGTGATTACATGGTTCTTACCGCGTCTCTGACAGCCTACGGTGCTAGCGCCGTCGTGTGCACCGCAATTACCTTGTTTAATAAAGACAGATTCGATTTCGACCTGATCAAACAGCGCGTTGGCGACTACGACAACGCTGTAGATGAAGATGAATCCACTATAATCCCTGAAGGAGCACACTCATGA
- the hemN gene encoding oxygen-independent coproporphyrinogen III oxidase encodes MASNPAPQTAESTLPEFIWDDALIKRYDLSGPRYTSYPTAVEFDQNYPVEQMVQAAARSKASNRPLSLYTHLPFCAHLCYYCACNKVITKKRDKAMPYVERVLKEAAMQSELFGADRPVKQLHWGGGTPTFLPNDVMQELMEGYAELFNLQSGDERDYSVEIDPREVDQDTLPTLWKLGFNRISLGVQDINPKVQKAVNRIQPREMTEAVLNEARQLGFHSINLDLIYGLPHQTPESFADTLEVVLEMSPDRLSVFSYAHLPDRFYPQTRIKDDTLPSPQQKLIILHNTINRLLEAGYEYIGMDHFAKPDDSLAVAQRAGRLHRNFQGYTTHSDCDLVSLGVSAIGQTDDAYFQNNHDLPTWEASIDAGQLAITKGVNLTRDDRLRRWVIGQLICQFRLDRQQFAAEWSEDFDRYFADELSRLKPMIADELVSDNGQILQVQPAGRLLIRAICQIFDFYRKEGASQRFSRII; translated from the coding sequence ATGGCTTCCAATCCCGCACCGCAGACTGCTGAATCCACACTTCCGGAGTTCATCTGGGATGATGCGTTGATCAAACGCTACGATCTCAGCGGGCCACGATATACCTCATATCCAACAGCCGTGGAGTTCGATCAGAATTACCCAGTGGAGCAAATGGTGCAGGCAGCAGCCCGCAGTAAGGCCAGCAACCGACCGCTGTCTCTGTATACCCATTTGCCGTTCTGCGCGCACCTTTGTTACTACTGTGCCTGTAATAAGGTGATTACCAAGAAGCGCGACAAGGCCATGCCCTATGTTGAGCGTGTACTGAAGGAAGCGGCCATGCAGTCAGAGCTGTTTGGCGCGGATCGCCCGGTAAAACAGTTGCATTGGGGCGGGGGCACACCGACCTTCCTACCCAACGACGTGATGCAGGAACTGATGGAGGGCTACGCCGAGCTATTCAATCTGCAAAGCGGAGATGAGCGAGATTACAGTGTGGAGATTGATCCCCGTGAAGTGGATCAAGATACCCTGCCGACACTGTGGAAACTTGGCTTTAATCGCATCAGCTTGGGTGTGCAGGATATAAACCCGAAAGTTCAGAAAGCCGTCAACCGGATCCAGCCCCGGGAAATGACCGAAGCAGTTCTGAACGAGGCGCGGCAGCTTGGCTTCCATTCAATCAACCTTGATCTAATTTACGGCCTGCCGCACCAAACCCCTGAGAGCTTTGCGGATACTCTGGAAGTGGTGCTAGAAATGTCGCCGGACAGGCTGTCTGTGTTTAGCTATGCCCACCTACCAGATCGCTTTTATCCGCAAACCCGAATCAAGGACGACACGCTGCCATCGCCGCAGCAGAAACTGATCATTTTGCATAACACTATTAACCGCCTGCTTGAGGCGGGTTATGAATACATTGGCATGGACCACTTTGCCAAGCCGGATGACAGCTTGGCGGTGGCTCAACGTGCCGGGCGGCTGCACCGGAATTTCCAAGGCTATACCACGCACTCCGATTGTGATTTGGTGTCTTTGGGAGTGTCTGCCATTGGCCAGACAGACGACGCTTACTTTCAGAATAACCACGACCTGCCCACATGGGAGGCCTCTATAGACGCCGGCCAGCTCGCGATTACCAAAGGCGTAAACCTGACCCGAGACGACCGTCTTCGCCGGTGGGTGATTGGCCAGCTTATCTGCCAATTCCGTCTGGATCGCCAGCAGTTTGCAGCCGAATGGAGCGAAGATTTTGATCGTTACTTTGCAGACGAGCTCAGCCGTCTAAAGCCTATGATTGCCGATGAACTGGTTAGTGATAACGGCCAAATACTGCAGGTACAGCCCGCTGGTCGATTGCTGATTCGCGCCATCTGCCAGATCTTCGATTTTTATCGCAAAGAAGGCGCCAGCCAGCGGTTTTCCCGCATTATCTGA
- a CDS encoding putative transporter small subunit, whose amino-acid sequence MSELVYGTYILVWPALTLGVLAVICGAVVKDAVQARKSDSGMV is encoded by the coding sequence ATGAGCGAACTTGTATACGGTACCTATATTCTGGTGTGGCCGGCCCTCACGCTTGGTGTATTGGCGGTTATTTGCGGTGCGGTTGTGAAAGACGCTGTCCAGGCACGTAAATCAGATAGCGGTATGGTCTGA
- a CDS encoding U32 family peptidase, whose translation MMKLSLGPILWFWSKQTVFDFYANAAEWPVDTVYLGETVCSRRRELRLADWLEIAAVLKDCGKQVVLSTQTLIESEADLRALRKICSQQEYLVEANDQSALQLATQNNLPFVTGPSMNIYNSATLKLLAKQGLKGWNLPVELGRETLRQLIGELEAEGLDLAAEVFAWGFLPLAWSSRCFTARHYNLPKDNCEFRCLQHPDGMELRSRESQELFRLNGTSTLSGARYDLMREMPDMAQMGVSTVRLSPEHQGMDEVVRRFDQARRGEAPATDPLQLVEAPPCNGYWYGRPGMDLVPS comes from the coding sequence ATGATGAAGCTCTCTCTAGGCCCGATTCTCTGGTTCTGGTCCAAACAAACCGTTTTTGATTTTTACGCCAACGCCGCCGAGTGGCCGGTTGATACGGTATATTTGGGAGAAACCGTGTGTTCCCGCCGACGCGAGCTGAGGCTGGCGGATTGGTTGGAGATTGCCGCTGTGCTCAAGGATTGCGGCAAGCAGGTGGTGCTCTCAACACAAACGCTGATTGAATCCGAAGCGGATTTGCGGGCCCTGCGCAAAATCTGCAGCCAGCAGGAGTATCTAGTAGAGGCTAATGATCAGAGCGCTCTACAGCTGGCCACTCAGAACAATCTGCCGTTTGTGACTGGCCCTTCCATGAACATCTACAACAGCGCAACCCTGAAACTGTTAGCAAAGCAGGGGTTGAAGGGCTGGAACTTACCGGTAGAGCTGGGCCGTGAAACCCTGCGCCAATTGATTGGTGAGTTGGAAGCGGAAGGGCTGGATTTAGCTGCAGAGGTTTTTGCCTGGGGCTTTTTGCCGTTGGCATGGTCGTCCCGCTGCTTTACCGCCCGGCATTACAACCTGCCCAAAGACAACTGCGAGTTCCGCTGTTTGCAGCACCCAGATGGTATGGAGCTGCGCTCCCGCGAATCCCAAGAGCTGTTTCGCCTTAACGGCACTTCTACTTTGTCTGGTGCTCGTTACGACTTGATGCGGGAAATGCCGGATATGGCGCAAATGGGAGTGTCCACTGTACGCCTAAGCCCAGAGCATCAGGGCATGGATGAAGTGGTCCGCCGCTTTGATCAGGCGCGCCGTGGCGAAGCCCCAGCAACCGACCCGCTGCAGCTTGTTGAGGCGCCGCCTTGCAATGGTTACTGGTATGGAAGGCCGGGGATGGATTTGGTGCCTTCCTGA
- a CDS encoding methyl-accepting chemotaxis protein: MKNIINNLSMRGKLITLVVPTLLIIVYFAAESVALNTGELGDMRELRSLVQLADIGDPLIKTLQKERGRSAVVLSSGSDRDAARQAEQALTMQRRQTDTQLPEYHARITNLTQETTFGPAVTNSIQSVEQGLAILDRLRSSVDKGSINGSEAGIRYTQLITGLLSRIPLVISRSTDPELTRNINAYYALAEAAEAAGKERAAGAALISGGNFDLPAIQKIATFEGHQEAFIREAGAMLTSDSTLLAVLKNLPVTNESRDLQEKRNTLFSSPSGMYALDAVEWFDITTERLGNLNDLRKTLLESTSTAATQGVAKARHDLFVVSGIATAAIIAVFALMLLMVSAINQQINSLLDGVRFAMDNKDLTQQIHISSKDEVGTIGRAINELFGRFGSALQHIDRASVQLATATEETSSTACQNATQTKSQQEQIEQVAAATEEMSATSEQISRNTQQVADAANTVMVRSRAGEEVLQGSVRRIHSLASSVKDVNDVIEELEKRSGSIVEVMDVIRKVADQTNLLALNAAIEAARAGEHGRGFAVVADEVRTLARQTHDSTTQIEDIINGFQVITENASRSIVASHELANEASEQSSELEQTFAAILGDVNSISDMATQIAAASEQQVAVTRELAGNMEAVSEVAILTLTGSQEISHVTGEQARLARQLQDLANEFKVSAA; the protein is encoded by the coding sequence ATGAAGAACATCATCAACAACCTTTCCATGCGCGGAAAACTCATCACGCTTGTGGTGCCGACCTTGCTGATTATCGTCTACTTTGCGGCTGAAAGCGTTGCATTGAATACAGGCGAACTTGGCGATATGCGCGAGCTGCGTTCTCTAGTTCAGTTGGCTGATATCGGCGATCCGCTGATCAAGACGTTGCAAAAGGAACGGGGGCGATCTGCCGTGGTACTTTCGAGCGGTTCGGACCGCGATGCGGCCCGCCAAGCGGAGCAAGCGTTAACCATGCAGCGTCGTCAAACCGACACCCAGCTCCCGGAATATCACGCGCGCATTACCAACCTCACACAGGAAACTACTTTCGGCCCAGCTGTTACCAATAGCATTCAGTCCGTGGAACAGGGTTTGGCCATTCTCGACCGACTTCGCAGCAGCGTCGACAAAGGTTCTATCAATGGCAGTGAAGCCGGGATTCGTTATACGCAACTGATTACCGGGTTACTCAGCCGGATCCCGTTGGTCATTTCACGGTCTACCGATCCGGAGCTGACCCGCAATATCAATGCCTACTATGCTCTGGCGGAAGCAGCTGAAGCGGCCGGTAAAGAACGCGCTGCGGGAGCTGCCCTAATCAGCGGTGGAAATTTCGACCTACCCGCCATCCAAAAAATCGCTACATTCGAAGGCCACCAGGAAGCTTTCATTCGGGAGGCCGGCGCCATGCTGACTTCGGACTCCACGCTGCTTGCGGTACTCAAAAATCTTCCGGTCACTAACGAAAGCCGCGACCTTCAGGAAAAGCGGAACACCTTATTCAGTAGCCCCTCAGGCATGTACGCGCTGGACGCGGTGGAGTGGTTTGATATCACTACTGAGCGGCTGGGCAACCTGAACGACTTACGCAAAACACTGCTCGAAAGCACTTCAACGGCTGCAACTCAGGGCGTCGCGAAGGCTCGCCATGATCTTTTTGTGGTTTCAGGCATTGCCACAGCCGCCATCATCGCTGTTTTTGCGCTGATGCTGCTCATGGTCAGCGCCATCAACCAACAGATCAACAGCCTGCTCGACGGCGTACGTTTCGCCATGGACAACAAAGACCTTACGCAACAGATTCACATATCCAGTAAAGACGAAGTCGGCACCATCGGACGTGCAATCAACGAACTGTTCGGCCGGTTTGGCAGCGCCCTTCAGCACATCGACAGGGCCAGTGTTCAGCTTGCAACAGCCACCGAGGAGACCAGTTCAACCGCCTGCCAGAATGCCACTCAAACCAAGAGCCAACAGGAACAAATAGAACAGGTCGCTGCTGCTACCGAGGAAATGTCAGCCACGTCAGAACAGATTTCGCGGAATACCCAGCAAGTGGCGGATGCCGCCAATACCGTCATGGTGAGAAGCCGTGCGGGTGAGGAAGTTCTGCAAGGCAGCGTGCGCCGCATACACTCTCTGGCCAGCTCTGTGAAAGATGTAAACGACGTTATTGAAGAGCTGGAGAAGCGCAGCGGTAGTATCGTGGAAGTCATGGATGTAATTCGCAAGGTTGCAGACCAGACCAATCTACTGGCCTTGAACGCAGCCATTGAAGCCGCCCGTGCCGGTGAACATGGCAGGGGGTTTGCCGTCGTTGCTGACGAAGTTCGCACTCTGGCTCGCCAGACGCATGACTCCACCACTCAGATTGAAGACATTATCAATGGCTTTCAGGTGATCACTGAAAATGCCAGCCGCTCGATCGTTGCCAGCCACGAACTGGCTAATGAAGCCAGCGAACAGTCCTCAGAGTTGGAGCAGACCTTTGCCGCCATCCTCGGAGACGTTAACAGCATCTCTGACATGGCAACCCAGATCGCCGCCGCATCTGAGCAACAGGTTGCGGTAACTCGGGAGCTGGCAGGAAACATGGAAGCTGTCAGTGAGGTGGCCATACTGACACTGACCGGTTCCCAGGAAATTTCCCACGTAACCGGTGAACAGGCGCGACTGGCCAGGCAACTGCAGGATCTGGCCAATGAGTTTAAGGTTTCAGCCGCCTGA
- the ubiT gene encoding ubiquinone anaerobic biosynthesis accessory factor UbiT, whose protein sequence is MAFPLPAALPLQAKPLVSDALALLCEYLPSPTPLFEAIDRSIPMPIKQLVAEAPLNRIFAEAIAEGEFDDFEDRRIRLEVNGGHPGITFGFWAGRLRVLDGPGEATIRGSLSAFKTLSARQQDPDQLFFQRRLMIEGDTELGLALKNLLDSLEWDFNIRQLLFF, encoded by the coding sequence ATGGCCTTCCCGCTGCCTGCTGCCCTTCCACTGCAAGCCAAACCCCTGGTCAGTGATGCTCTTGCCTTGCTTTGCGAATACCTGCCCTCGCCAACGCCTTTGTTTGAGGCCATCGACCGCTCTATTCCGATGCCGATAAAACAACTGGTTGCAGAAGCGCCCCTCAACCGAATCTTTGCCGAAGCCATCGCCGAGGGTGAGTTTGACGATTTTGAGGACCGTCGCATTCGGCTGGAAGTAAACGGGGGCCACCCCGGCATCACGTTCGGTTTTTGGGCAGGCCGGCTCCGGGTGCTAGATGGCCCCGGTGAAGCCACTATTCGCGGCTCTCTCTCTGCGTTCAAAACTCTCTCTGCTCGCCAGCAGGATCCAGATCAACTCTTTTTCCAACGGCGCCTGATGATTGAAGGGGATACAGAGCTGGGGCTTGCCTTGAAAAACCTTCTGGACAGCCTGGAATGGGATTTTAATATCCGTCAATTGCTTTTCTTTTAA